A section of the Metabacillus endolithicus genome encodes:
- a CDS encoding YkvS family protein codes for MKIAKVGSIIEFRDGLTGVVEKVNENSVIVDLTYMENFKDLDLDRRTVVNHKNYKIIKDSFS; via the coding sequence ATGAAGATCGCTAAAGTAGGTAGTATCATAGAATTCAGGGATGGTTTAACAGGTGTTGTTGAAAAAGTAAATGAAAATTCCGTCATTGTTGATTTAACATATATGGAAAATTTTAAAGACTTAGATCTTGATAGACGCACTGTTGTAAATCATAAAAACTATAAAATCATTAAAGACTCTTTTTCTTAA
- a CDS encoding patatin-like phospholipase family protein, protein MVNTGLVLEGGGMRGIYTAGVLEYFMEKDLYFPYVIGVSAGACFGASYLSRQKGRNRQVNIDMVSHPKYLSFRNLVKQRQLFGMDFLFDEIPNKLVPFDFETFYNTPEEFVVTTTDCHTGKPVYFSKEDYGKDLLNVIRASSSLPFIAPVVEYKGKHLLDGGIVDSVPIKKAEKDGLKKNVVILTRDHTYTKKKSNIKWLLSKVYGHYPELVESVLSRYNMYNQTIDHIKEEEKKGNIFVIQPSSKVKVGRIERNQTKLEELYTLGFEDARREYDKMQKWLES, encoded by the coding sequence ATGGTAAATACAGGTCTTGTATTAGAAGGTGGCGGTATGCGCGGAATTTATACTGCGGGGGTATTAGAGTATTTTATGGAAAAAGACTTATATTTTCCATATGTTATTGGTGTATCTGCTGGAGCGTGTTTTGGTGCCTCTTATCTTTCTAGGCAAAAAGGAAGAAATCGACAAGTTAACATTGATATGGTTTCACACCCAAAATATCTTTCTTTTAGAAATTTAGTGAAGCAACGACAATTATTTGGAATGGATTTTCTATTTGATGAAATACCAAATAAGCTTGTTCCTTTTGATTTTGAGACCTTTTATAACACCCCCGAAGAGTTTGTCGTTACGACAACGGATTGTCATACAGGGAAGCCTGTTTATTTTAGTAAAGAAGACTATGGTAAAGATCTATTGAATGTAATACGAGCTTCAAGCTCATTACCTTTTATTGCTCCAGTTGTAGAATATAAAGGTAAACATTTGTTAGATGGAGGAATTGTGGATTCAGTTCCAATCAAAAAAGCTGAAAAGGATGGATTAAAAAAGAACGTAGTTATTCTTACAAGGGATCATACTTATACTAAGAAAAAATCTAATATTAAGTGGTTATTATCGAAAGTTTATGGACATTATCCAGAGTTGGTGGAATCTGTTTTATCAAGATATAACATGTATAATCAAACAATAGATCATATAAAAGAAGAAGAGAAGAAGGGGAATATTTTTGTTATTCAACCAAGTTCAAAAGTGAAAGTTGGGAGAATTGAAAGAAATCAAACAAAACTAGAGGAATTATATACACTTGGCTTCGAGGATGCCAGAAGAGAATATGATAAAATGCAAAAATGGTTGGAGAGTTAA
- a CDS encoding cell wall hydrolase, with amino-acid sequence MTAPQSKASAATTHQVQSGDTFWIIGKKYGVPVKTLMSTNKKSSHLLFIGEKLVIPQTITAAEMDLLARLVNAEAKGEPYAGKVAVASVVLNRVDSSLFPNSISSVIYQKDQGYYAFTPVQNGAINSPADASAKAAVKEALAFRGMGKGSLYFYNPKTAKSTWITSRQVTVNIGNHRFAK; translated from the coding sequence ATGACTGCTCCACAATCTAAAGCTAGTGCTGCAACAACACATCAAGTACAATCAGGAGATACGTTCTGGATAATTGGTAAAAAGTATGGAGTTCCTGTTAAAACTTTAATGTCAACAAATAAAAAGTCTTCTCATTTATTATTTATTGGTGAAAAACTTGTTATACCTCAAACGATCACAGCAGCAGAAATGGATTTATTAGCACGACTTGTAAATGCGGAAGCAAAAGGTGAACCATATGCCGGGAAGGTTGCTGTTGCATCGGTTGTACTAAACCGTGTTGATAGTTCGTTATTCCCGAATTCGATTTCAAGTGTTATTTATCAGAAAGATCAAGGTTATTATGCTTTTACTCCTGTTCAAAATGGAGCAATTAATTCACCTGCAGATGCATCAGCAAAGGCAGCAGTAAAAGAAGCCTTAGCTTTCCGAGGAATGGGAAAAGGTTCATTATATTTCTATAACCCTAAAACAGCAAAAAGCACTTGGATTACATCACGTCAAGTGACCGTGAATATTGGTAATCACCGCTTTGCAAAATAA
- a CDS encoding spore germination protein translates to MTYEGGREKLSLVQVLARFRTSSDFIQYEAETSQVKYWVSYLRTMVDMQTLQKSIMPFLKSGDWKTLDELQNGIPIENIIITIDTDVIKEKLLDGYILICLTEYGLPGLLIKATINKARDVSLPEVEFSVVGPKEAFVESIESNINLIRKRIPDEKLRIFELKVGKLSKTKVAILYIEGIANEENVNTVKQRIKNIKFDQISDSSFITQMISDNHNSPFPQLLDTERPDRVSSILAEGKVGVIVDGSPHVLIGPTTLVEFFSAFDDYFYNWLNASFFRLIRLFAVAFSILVTPIYVATLTYHYELIPGDLLNTLISSRRVVPLPPILEALFLELTIELLREAGARLPTKVGQTIGIVGGIVIGTASVEAGLTSNILLIIVALSALASFTTPIYAMGNTIRMLRFPFLLLAEWLGLLGLMLCFCFLMTHLLRLTSLGRPFLEPIYPPRTKDMKDALIRLPFSLLSKRPSQLRTNNPIRFPSKKAKMNKDIDE, encoded by the coding sequence ATGACGTATGAAGGTGGCAGAGAAAAGCTATCGTTAGTACAGGTATTAGCAAGATTCAGAACTTCTTCTGACTTTATTCAATATGAAGCTGAGACTTCTCAGGTTAAGTACTGGGTATCTTACTTAAGGACAATGGTTGATATGCAGACTCTTCAAAAAAGTATTATGCCTTTTTTAAAGAGTGGAGATTGGAAGACTCTGGATGAACTACAAAATGGAATACCAATCGAAAATATCATTATCACGATCGATACAGATGTGATTAAGGAAAAGCTATTAGACGGATACATTCTTATTTGCTTAACAGAATATGGATTGCCTGGTTTATTAATTAAAGCAACAATTAATAAAGCGCGTGATGTTTCACTACCAGAAGTTGAGTTTAGTGTAGTAGGTCCTAAAGAAGCCTTTGTAGAATCAATTGAATCTAACATTAATTTAATCCGAAAACGAATTCCTGATGAAAAACTACGTATTTTTGAATTAAAAGTCGGTAAGCTTTCAAAAACAAAGGTAGCAATATTGTATATAGAAGGAATTGCGAATGAGGAGAATGTTAACACGGTTAAACAAAGGATTAAAAACATTAAATTTGATCAAATTAGTGACAGCTCCTTTATTACACAAATGATTTCTGATAATCATAATTCTCCTTTTCCACAGCTATTGGATACGGAACGCCCTGACAGGGTATCATCCATTTTAGCGGAAGGAAAGGTTGGTGTTATTGTTGATGGATCTCCACATGTATTAATTGGACCCACAACGTTAGTGGAGTTTTTTTCAGCATTTGATGACTATTTTTATAATTGGTTAAATGCTTCTTTTTTTAGACTGATTCGATTATTTGCAGTAGCATTTTCTATTTTAGTAACACCTATTTATGTTGCAACCTTAACTTACCATTATGAATTAATACCAGGTGATTTATTAAATACTCTCATTTCATCGAGAAGGGTCGTACCATTGCCACCTATACTAGAGGCATTGTTTTTAGAATTAACAATTGAGCTTTTACGTGAAGCAGGGGCACGCCTTCCTACCAAAGTTGGGCAAACAATAGGTATTGTTGGAGGGATTGTTATTGGAACAGCTTCTGTAGAAGCAGGTCTAACAAGTAACATATTACTGATTATTGTTGCATTATCTGCACTTGCATCTTTTACAACACCTATTTATGCAATGGGTAACACTATACGAATGCTGCGCTTCCCATTTTTATTATTAGCAGAATGGTTGGGGCTGCTGGGGTTAATGCTCTGTTTTTGTTTTCTTATGACACATTTATTAAGATTAACCTCCTTAGGCAGACCTTTTTTAGAGCCAATTTACCCTCCTAGAACAAAAGATATGAAAGATGCTTTAATTAGACTTCCATTTTCCTTATTGTCTAAACGACCGTCACAATTGCGAACAAATAACCCAATTAGATTTCCTTCTAAAAAGGCAAAAATGAATAAAGATATAGATGAATGA
- a CDS encoding GerAB/ArcD/ProY family transporter has protein sequence MKVAERFQVSHFLVFYLIHSLQFGVGVLGFQRIVAEKSGRDAWIAVIISGVLVHISVWMIFRILKDFEGNIIDVHKDLFGKWIGGLFSTIFGLYFCLLAITVLRTYIEIIEVWMFPDLNIWLFTLIFLLLVYYVISGGFRIVTGICFFGVVLPSYLLFTFLFPVEFSDLSNLAPPLNHSFKDMASSTKSMSLTILGFEALLVYYPFIKRPEKSKKWAHLGVAYSTLLFTLMMMVSLAYFSEEQLQKNVWATLTIWKIVEMPFVERFEYIGIANWCLIILPNVCLTFWCASRCLKDTYKFNQRILLVLVLLLSYFIVSMMKTRDQINFLNDFVAQTGFYMMFGYIPVLFFLTILIKKIKGRKV, from the coding sequence ATGAAAGTAGCAGAGCGTTTCCAAGTATCACATTTTTTGGTGTTCTATTTGATCCACTCACTTCAATTTGGTGTAGGTGTATTAGGATTTCAAAGAATTGTAGCTGAAAAATCGGGAAGAGATGCTTGGATTGCGGTTATTATATCGGGAGTTCTTGTGCATATATCAGTATGGATGATTTTCCGTATTTTGAAAGATTTTGAAGGCAACATAATTGATGTACATAAAGACCTTTTTGGGAAATGGATTGGTGGACTTTTTAGTACTATTTTCGGTTTGTATTTTTGTTTACTTGCTATTACTGTTTTAAGGACTTATATAGAAATTATTGAAGTTTGGATGTTTCCAGATTTAAATATTTGGCTATTTACACTGATTTTCTTATTATTAGTCTACTATGTCATTAGTGGTGGTTTTAGAATTGTGACGGGGATCTGTTTTTTTGGGGTCGTTCTGCCTAGTTATTTATTATTCACCTTCTTATTTCCTGTGGAGTTCTCTGATTTATCTAATCTTGCCCCACCACTTAATCATTCTTTTAAAGACATGGCCAGTTCTACAAAAAGTATGTCATTAACCATCTTAGGCTTTGAGGCGTTATTAGTCTATTATCCATTTATTAAACGGCCTGAAAAGTCAAAAAAATGGGCGCATCTCGGAGTTGCATATAGTACATTACTATTCACGCTAATGATGATGGTTTCACTGGCTTATTTTAGTGAAGAACAATTACAAAAAAACGTGTGGGCAACGTTAACAATCTGGAAGATTGTTGAAATGCCTTTTGTGGAGCGGTTTGAATACATAGGAATTGCCAATTGGTGTTTAATCATTCTACCTAATGTTTGTTTAACATTTTGGTGTGCAAGCAGGTGCTTAAAGGATACTTATAAATTTAACCAAAGAATATTACTTGTGCTTGTTTTACTTCTGTCGTATTTTATTGTTTCTATGATGAAAACAAGGGATCAGATTAACTTTTTAAATGACTTTGTCGCACAGACAGGTTTTTATATGATGTTTGGGTATATTCCGGTCCTTTTCTTTCTCACTATATTGATAAAAAAAATAAAGGGGAGAAAAGTGTGA
- a CDS encoding Ger(x)C family spore germination protein yields the protein MKYRDLIILFLMITILTGCVEKEIIDDVNLITALGVDLVEDQKIKGSANIDTYIKDQPVTDRVIVEESKLARELVSNMQKQSPDPLVLGKLQIVLFGESLAKQGLTEMVDTLQRDASIGERLLLVITRGEANAILESDFATLGAAKYLTNLVLQNKLNRDLPRTNLHLFLYQHYSKGQDPFLPIIKKNEKSGSVEIDGLALMNEKKMVGEISNEKLLFFKVLADQYTKGAYTVEMPATGESVGIKSIASSRELKVVSTNPIKVKIKVHIEGYINEFTGKKITPEVTGEVEKAFKEIVEKESLALIEKFKELKIDPIGIGDDLRSQSRAFLIDEWRDRIPELEVDLEADVVITESGVID from the coding sequence GTGAAGTATAGAGACTTAATCATACTTTTTCTAATGATAACGATTTTAACAGGATGTGTGGAAAAGGAGATCATAGATGATGTTAACCTGATTACAGCTCTTGGAGTTGATCTTGTTGAAGATCAAAAAATAAAAGGATCGGCAAATATTGATACATACATAAAAGATCAGCCGGTTACAGATCGTGTTATTGTCGAAGAATCTAAATTGGCTCGTGAGCTAGTGTCGAATATGCAAAAACAATCACCAGATCCCCTTGTTTTAGGTAAATTACAAATTGTTTTATTTGGTGAGAGTCTAGCGAAACAAGGGCTTACCGAGATGGTTGATACCCTTCAGCGCGATGCTTCAATTGGTGAGCGATTATTGCTGGTGATTACCAGGGGTGAAGCGAACGCCATTTTAGAATCTGATTTTGCAACTTTAGGTGCTGCCAAGTATTTAACAAATTTGGTCTTACAAAACAAACTGAATAGAGATCTGCCACGAACGAATTTACATTTGTTTCTTTATCAACATTATTCAAAGGGACAAGATCCATTTCTTCCAATTATAAAAAAAAATGAGAAGTCAGGTAGTGTTGAAATTGATGGGTTAGCTCTTATGAATGAAAAGAAAATGGTTGGTGAAATTTCGAATGAAAAGTTGTTGTTTTTTAAAGTATTAGCAGATCAATATACTAAAGGGGCTTATACAGTTGAAATGCCAGCTACAGGTGAATCAGTTGGTATTAAAAGTATTGCCTCGTCACGTGAGCTAAAGGTGGTTTCAACAAATCCAATCAAGGTGAAAATTAAGGTTCATATTGAAGGGTATATAAATGAGTTTACCGGAAAGAAAATTACACCTGAGGTAACAGGAGAAGTTGAGAAAGCCTTTAAAGAAATAGTAGAAAAAGAATCGTTAGCTCTAATTGAAAAATTTAAAGAGCTAAAAATAGATCCAATCGGAATAGGTGATGATCTTCGTTCACAGTCTCGTGCATTTCTGATCGATGAGTGGCGGGACAGAATACCTGAGTTAGAGGTGGACTTAGAGGCGGATGTTGTGATCACTGAGTCAGGTGTTATTGATTAG
- a CDS encoding TlpA disulfide reductase family protein, which translates to MNTYSLLLKTLLIIFIIFPVHADSSLALEKGEKVIDFTLNTTEDKKLNLGNLKGNVMVLTFWTTWCSYCQEEMAELTKFYKEKRLDGIEVVGVNITSAENSQKEVIHFVKQSKLPFPVVLDVKGEVSKSYQVIGIPTSYIIDENGMIREKVLGPITAEMLHQALLDL; encoded by the coding sequence ATGAACACATATAGCTTGTTACTCAAGACGCTACTCATCATTTTTATTATTTTTCCTGTTCATGCTGATAGTTCGCTCGCTCTTGAAAAAGGAGAAAAAGTAATTGATTTTACATTAAATACAACAGAAGATAAGAAATTAAATTTGGGAAATTTAAAAGGAAATGTAATGGTTCTTACTTTTTGGACTACATGGTGTTCTTATTGTCAGGAAGAAATGGCGGAATTGACGAAGTTTTACAAAGAAAAAAGATTGGATGGTATTGAGGTAGTTGGGGTTAACATAACTTCTGCAGAAAATAGCCAAAAAGAAGTTATCCATTTTGTAAAGCAATCAAAATTACCTTTTCCAGTAGTTTTGGATGTAAAGGGAGAGGTTTCAAAAAGTTATCAAGTCATTGGTATTCCAACGAGTTATATTATAGATGAAAATGGAATGATTAGAGAAAAAGTATTAGGGCCAATAACTGCCGAAATGTTACATCAGGCATTATTAGATCTTTAG
- a CDS encoding heavy metal translocating P-type ATPase yields the protein MIMETNTVTGIKHQTNTKSENHFLKNWMEHIELINALISGILIGFGWFYNNQGNEAIAIPLFILAFIIGGFAKAKEGIEETIAEKNLNVELLMIFAAVGSAIIGYWTEGAILIFIFALSGALETYTMNKSQREISALMSLQPEEAVLLVDGKESRIHVSSLDIGDTILVKPGERIATDGFILTGKTNIDQSAITGESMPVEKDINDEVYAGTVNGNGSITVSVTKKSTETMFQKILDLVQSAQSEKSPSQQFIERFEGTYVKGVLLLVAAMMVLPHFLLGWTWNETIYRALVLMVVASPCALVASIMPATLSAISNGARNGLLFKGGMHLESLSKTNVVVFDKTGTLTKGEPAVTNLITSENVNLEEFYEAVHSIENQSTHPLAKAIVSKMNKDYPNLPAKMISVDEKSGFGVSAVINGVNWKIGKSDFVGRSLAEAYQGGISEQLAKEGKTIVYVLRNDEMIVLIALKDVLRQEAKAAIETLQRNGIKTVMLTGDSLSTAEAIANELNVDLFKAECLPEDKVTEIKALKERYGTVTMIGDGINDAPALAISDVGIAMGEGTDVALETADIVLMKNELSKLTNALKLSKKMNSIVKQNIVFSMSVIALLICSNFLQVLDLPLGVIGHEGSTILVILNGLRLLRGI from the coding sequence ATGATTATGGAGACAAACACGGTAACTGGAATAAAACATCAAACAAATACGAAAAGTGAAAATCACTTTCTTAAAAATTGGATGGAACATATAGAGCTTATTAATGCACTCATTTCTGGTATTTTAATAGGTTTTGGATGGTTTTATAACAATCAGGGAAATGAAGCAATCGCGATTCCACTGTTTATTTTAGCCTTTATTATAGGGGGATTTGCAAAAGCAAAGGAAGGGATAGAGGAAACAATAGCAGAGAAAAACTTGAACGTTGAGCTGCTAATGATCTTTGCAGCAGTTGGTTCTGCTATTATAGGTTATTGGACAGAGGGTGCCATCCTTATTTTTATTTTTGCTCTAAGTGGTGCATTGGAGACCTATACAATGAATAAAAGTCAACGGGAAATTTCTGCATTAATGAGTTTGCAGCCTGAAGAGGCAGTGCTGTTAGTTGACGGAAAGGAAAGTCGAATTCATGTATCTTCCTTAGATATTGGTGATACGATTTTAGTTAAACCTGGTGAAAGAATCGCAACAGATGGTTTTATACTAACTGGTAAAACAAATATAGATCAATCTGCTATTACAGGAGAGTCTATGCCTGTTGAAAAAGATATAAATGATGAAGTATATGCTGGTACAGTTAATGGAAATGGGTCTATTACTGTATCTGTTACGAAGAAAAGTACAGAAACAATGTTTCAAAAAATATTAGATCTAGTTCAATCTGCACAATCGGAAAAATCACCTTCCCAACAATTTATTGAACGTTTTGAAGGCACATATGTAAAAGGAGTTTTATTATTAGTTGCTGCGATGATGGTATTACCACACTTTTTATTAGGGTGGACATGGAACGAAACAATATATCGTGCACTTGTCTTGATGGTGGTGGCATCACCTTGTGCTTTAGTTGCATCGATTATGCCGGCAACTTTATCAGCTATTTCAAACGGGGCAAGAAATGGTCTCTTATTTAAAGGCGGTATGCATTTAGAGAGTTTAAGTAAAACAAATGTTGTTGTCTTTGATAAAACAGGAACTTTAACAAAAGGCGAGCCAGCTGTTACAAATCTTATTACATCTGAAAATGTGAATCTTGAAGAATTCTACGAGGCAGTTCACTCAATTGAAAATCAATCAACACATCCACTTGCAAAAGCTATTGTTTCCAAAATGAACAAAGATTACCCAAATCTCCCGGCTAAAATGATCTCAGTGGATGAAAAGTCTGGATTTGGAGTAAGTGCAGTTATCAATGGAGTGAATTGGAAAATCGGTAAGTCAGACTTTGTTGGACGAAGTTTAGCTGAGGCATATCAAGGTGGAATAAGTGAGCAACTTGCTAAAGAGGGAAAAACAATTGTATATGTTCTGCGTAATGATGAAATGATTGTACTAATTGCATTAAAGGATGTTTTAAGACAAGAGGCAAAGGCTGCAATTGAAACATTACAGCGAAATGGAATTAAGACAGTTATGTTAACAGGTGATAGTCTTTCAACTGCAGAAGCAATCGCAAACGAGTTAAATGTGGATCTATTTAAGGCTGAATGTTTGCCTGAAGACAAGGTGACAGAAATTAAAGCGTTAAAAGAGAGATACGGAACAGTAACAATGATTGGGGACGGCATTAATGATGCTCCAGCACTTGCCATTTCCGATGTTGGAATTGCAATGGGGGAAGGGACAGATGTTGCACTGGAAACAGCAGATATTGTTTTGATGAAAAATGAACTTTCAAAGCTTACAAATGCGTTGAAATTGTCAAAAAAGATGAACAGTATTGTAAAACAAAATATTGTATTTTCTATGTCTGTTATTGCGTTATTAATTTGTTCCAACTTCCTCCAAGTACTGGATTTACCTCTAGGTGTTATTGGACACGAAGGAAGTACCATTTTGGTTATTTTGAATGGACTACGATTATTAAGAGGGATATAG